A genomic window from Promicromonospora sukumoe includes:
- a CDS encoding helix-turn-helix transcriptional regulator, translated as MSRETTVAIATTPIPADAFLTTEEVAAWLKVAPSTVCRWRLAGKGPRVVWLSPSLPRYRRDDVMVWLDKVAA; from the coding sequence ATGTCTCGTGAGACCACCGTCGCCATCGCGACGACACCCATCCCCGCTGACGCGTTCCTGACGACCGAGGAAGTAGCTGCGTGGCTCAAGGTCGCTCCCTCGACGGTGTGCCGCTGGCGGCTCGCTGGCAAGGGTCCGCGCGTCGTGTGGCTCTCGCCCTCGCTCCCCCGCTACCGCCGGGACGACGTCATGGTCTGGCTCGACAAGGTGGCCGCCTGA
- a CDS encoding ATP-binding protein codes for MNSPNPVNTTGDSHVTPDMSARTDGDAAPAAPAPDTSGPKERKSAAAVLVELAQDRYGFGCTTDGEPFAVPKTGGNIVRMLRGGRSSLRAELAQNYQRQTGLIAGQQALADALLVIEGTARQSEPRAVHLRVAEHAGATWIDLGDAAESVVRVDSRGWTMAGEVPVLFRRTALTDAFPAPEPGGTLDDLWALLNVTPADRPLVLGWLVAALGWEQIPHPMLALLGEQGTGKSSATKNLVQLVDPSGVPLRKPPRDATGWITAAAGSWVVGLDNMSVIPGWLSDSLCRAVTGDGDVVRRLYTDDDLAVVSFRRAIVMNGIDVGAMAPDLADRSIVVNLDRITEDRRRPESQLVQAWETAWPRVFGALLSQVQACKAQVPGVRLDSLPRMADFAVVLAALDQVNGTAGLAAYRDQASTLALDAVTSDPFLAALSVHVTEAWQGTAGALLDLVQPEGNPPRTWPKSARGVTGILKRTAPALRSAGWGVEDLGAANKNGVTVWRLTPPGDVSESSPLIPASPSSQVTALPTTGSGGEGRVSDPSRRGNGGERYPALRVVNPPIPATPDALTSRNGEAGKAGNESGTSQVGTCPDCGESLTGPGYTARCRPNHHTDDAQESTHVS; via the coding sequence ATGAACAGCCCAAACCCAGTGAACACCACGGGTGACAGCCACGTCACGCCGGACATGTCCGCCCGGACAGACGGCGACGCGGCACCCGCCGCGCCCGCCCCGGACACCTCCGGTCCGAAGGAACGCAAGTCCGCCGCCGCCGTCCTGGTCGAACTCGCCCAGGACCGGTACGGGTTCGGCTGCACCACGGACGGCGAGCCTTTCGCCGTACCGAAGACCGGCGGCAACATCGTGCGCATGCTGCGCGGCGGACGTTCATCGCTCCGCGCGGAACTCGCCCAGAACTACCAGCGCCAGACCGGCCTCATCGCCGGACAGCAAGCCCTGGCTGACGCGCTGCTCGTGATCGAGGGCACCGCCCGCCAGTCGGAACCGAGAGCGGTGCACCTGCGGGTCGCGGAGCACGCCGGCGCAACCTGGATCGACCTCGGCGACGCCGCCGAGAGCGTCGTACGGGTCGACTCGCGCGGCTGGACCATGGCGGGCGAGGTGCCCGTCCTGTTCCGCCGCACCGCCCTGACCGACGCGTTCCCCGCCCCAGAGCCGGGCGGGACGCTCGATGACCTGTGGGCGCTCCTCAACGTCACCCCGGCTGACCGACCGCTCGTGCTCGGCTGGCTCGTGGCCGCTCTGGGATGGGAACAGATCCCGCACCCGATGCTGGCACTGCTGGGTGAGCAGGGCACCGGGAAGTCATCAGCGACCAAGAACCTGGTGCAGCTCGTTGACCCGTCCGGCGTCCCGCTGCGCAAGCCACCCCGAGACGCCACAGGCTGGATCACCGCTGCGGCCGGATCGTGGGTCGTCGGGCTGGACAACATGTCCGTCATCCCCGGCTGGCTGTCCGACTCGCTGTGCAGAGCCGTGACCGGTGACGGCGATGTCGTGCGCCGCCTCTACACCGATGACGACCTGGCCGTGGTCTCCTTCCGCCGTGCCATCGTCATGAACGGCATCGACGTCGGCGCCATGGCTCCCGACCTCGCGGACCGATCCATCGTGGTCAACCTGGACCGGATCACCGAGGACCGCCGCCGCCCCGAGTCGCAGTTGGTCCAGGCGTGGGAGACGGCATGGCCGCGCGTCTTCGGTGCGCTGCTCTCCCAGGTCCAGGCGTGCAAGGCCCAGGTGCCCGGCGTGCGGCTCGACTCACTGCCGCGCATGGCCGACTTCGCCGTCGTGCTCGCGGCGCTGGACCAGGTGAACGGGACGGCCGGGCTGGCTGCGTACCGGGACCAGGCGAGCACGCTCGCGCTCGACGCCGTGACCTCTGACCCGTTCCTGGCCGCGCTGTCCGTCCACGTGACCGAGGCGTGGCAGGGCACGGCCGGTGCGCTGCTCGACCTGGTCCAGCCGGAGGGCAACCCGCCGCGCACCTGGCCCAAGAGCGCCCGAGGCGTGACCGGGATCTTGAAGCGCACCGCGCCCGCTCTGCGCTCCGCCGGATGGGGCGTGGAGGACCTCGGAGCCGCGAACAAGAACGGCGTCACCGTCTGGCGGCTCACCCCGCCCGGAGATGTCTCGGAATCATCCCCGCTTATCCCCGCTTCCCCGTCGTCGCAGGTCACAGCCCTGCCCACGACGGGAAGCGGCGGGGAAGGGCGGGTTAGCGACCCGAGCAGGCGGGGTAACGGCGGGGAACGATACCCCGCCCTGAGAGTCGTTAACCCGCCTATCCCCGCCACCCCCGACGCTCTGACCAGCAGAAACGGGGAAGCGGGGAAGGCGGGGAACGAATCCGGGACATCTCAGGTCGGGACCTGCCCCGACTGCGGAGAGTCCCTGACTGGACCCGGATACACCGCCCGCTGCCGACCGAACCACCACACCGACGACGCCCAGGAGAGCACCCATGTCTCGTGA